One segment of Dehalococcoidia bacterium DNA contains the following:
- the bcp gene encoding thioredoxin-dependent thiol peroxidase, producing the protein MPTNLQEGDAAPAFELKDDRDESVRLQDLRGKWVVLYWYPKDDTPGCTAEACDIRDNWQLMTGEAELFGVSPDNVASHQKFRDKHTLPFPLLADDEHKVSEQYGVWGPKTFMGREYMGVDRATFIVDPDGKIARVFPKVSPAGHAIEILTALKELKG; encoded by the coding sequence GTGCCCACGAATCTGCAAGAAGGCGACGCCGCACCCGCGTTTGAACTGAAGGACGACCGCGATGAGAGCGTGCGTCTCCAGGATCTGCGCGGCAAGTGGGTCGTGCTCTACTGGTATCCGAAGGACGACACGCCGGGCTGTACCGCCGAGGCGTGCGACATCCGCGACAACTGGCAGTTGATGACCGGCGAGGCCGAACTGTTCGGCGTCTCTCCTGACAACGTCGCGTCGCACCAGAAGTTCCGTGACAAGCACACGCTCCCGTTTCCGCTGCTCGCCGATGACGAGCACAAGGTGTCGGAACAGTATGGTGTCTGGGGCCCGAAGACGTTCATGGGGCGCGAATACATGGGCGTCGACCGCGCGACGTTCATTGTCGATCCGGACGGCAAGATCGCGCGCGTCTTCCCGAAAGTGAGCCCCGCCGGCCACGCGATCGAGATTCTGACGGCGCTCAAAGAACTCAAGGGCTAA
- the mshD gene encoding mycothiol synthase, with protein MHHLEVVSHTDVQHLDQLPELIEASTLADGHEPLGEHKFLRIQSGDDLALALVAYEAGRLAGYAHTLAYGDAASRRVSCEFVVHPQERGRGVGRLLLSRALEHAIGQGARSMDVWAYNDSRTSSHMAREMGFAPKRRLLHLHRHLTSVPRPDTPAGAGIRAYRPGADDATWLALNNRIFSGHPENGCWTLDDLRARLAQPWFCAEDFLVLEVDGVMAGYCWLKVEERGTERRVGEIYVIGTAPQYRGLGLGKYLVAAALAHLRCREVNVAAIYVDEANVAACALYEQSGFHYHHVDVCYSRDLRAAETLPTRDEAAA; from the coding sequence ATGCATCACCTCGAAGTCGTTTCGCACACGGACGTTCAGCACCTCGATCAGCTACCAGAGCTAATCGAAGCATCTACGCTCGCCGATGGCCACGAGCCGCTCGGCGAGCACAAGTTTCTCCGCATTCAAAGCGGCGACGACCTCGCGCTGGCCCTCGTGGCGTACGAAGCTGGCCGTCTGGCTGGCTACGCCCACACCCTCGCCTACGGCGATGCCGCCTCGCGACGGGTGTCCTGCGAGTTCGTGGTCCACCCGCAGGAACGCGGGCGCGGCGTCGGCAGGCTGCTGCTGTCACGGGCCCTCGAGCACGCGATCGGACAGGGCGCGCGCAGCATGGACGTCTGGGCGTACAACGACTCCAGGACGAGTTCCCACATGGCGCGTGAGATGGGCTTCGCGCCGAAGCGGCGGCTGCTCCACCTCCACAGGCACCTCACGTCGGTGCCGCGGCCTGACACGCCTGCGGGCGCCGGCATCCGCGCCTATCGGCCCGGCGCGGATGACGCGACGTGGCTGGCGCTCAACAACCGCATCTTCAGCGGCCACCCCGAAAACGGCTGCTGGACGCTCGATGACCTGCGCGCCCGACTTGCACAGCCGTGGTTCTGCGCCGAGGATTTCCTTGTGCTCGAGGTGGACGGCGTCATGGCGGGCTACTGCTGGCTCAAGGTCGAAGAGCGCGGCACGGAGCGGCGCGTCGGCGAGATCTACGTCATCGGCACGGCGCCCCAGTATCGTGGCCTCGGCCTCGGCAAGTACCTGGTTGCCGCGGCCCTCGCGCATCTGCGTTGCCGCGAGGTGAACGTCGCAGCGATCTACGTCGACGAGGCGAATGTGGCGGCGTGCGCGCTCTACGAACAGTCTGGCTTCCACTACCACCACGTCGACGTGTGCTACTCCCGCGATCTGCGAGCCGCCGAAACCCTCCCCACGCGCGACGAAGCGGCCGCCTGA